One part of the Gossypium raimondii isolate GPD5lz chromosome 1, ASM2569854v1, whole genome shotgun sequence genome encodes these proteins:
- the LOC105779999 gene encoding uncharacterized protein LOC105779999: MRSFLDWISCWSTTPQVSIREEVETPPSKEETNSLMPLDTEDLRKKKIRVRTGTSPQWKPTLRVITEDNVKAKKTPSEATKTTVDKVGKRKTTGGSRSKVHVRSYSNDTGRKSVPVVLPGLSPTPFMF; encoded by the exons ATGAGATCTTTCTTGGACTGGATTTCATGTTGGAGTACCACTCCTCAAGTGTCCATCAGGGAGGAGGTGGAGACGCCTCCAAGTAAGGAGGAGACAAACTCCTTGATGCCTTTAGATACGGAAGATCTGAGGAAGAAGAAGATTAGGGTAAGGACAGGGACGAGTCCGCAGTGGAAGCCTACGTTGCGGGTGATAACGGAGGATAACGTCAAGGCGAAGAAAACGCCGTCGGAAGCGACGAAAACGACGGTAGATAAGGTGGGGAAGAGGAAGACCACCGGTGGTTCACGTTCTAAAGTTCATGTTCGAAGCTATAGCAATGACACGGG GCGAAAATCGGTGCCAGTGGTCCTACCTGGGCTTTCCCCTACACCTTTCATGTTCTAA
- the LOC128039265 gene encoding uncharacterized protein LOC128039265 has translation MVQTHFASGAYYIELYVQFTSPTDVLPSGVRDVYTTPGRHLVSGLQNTEQPMFGSGVECTSLARHSVGGWDMYFGGSTFDAGNTYWGTASSSSGWQSTSNWGRYQMPRRRDDVLPTTSTSEGTSYAADDCGLKDDSDVDPPREPGPDGEEVGLFFEPEPIPTEGEDAERSSDDEKNPRFRAYSPPAHMHNVDLSADDALEFPDLPHRLRDRTSSGVYFSELEVGNQFTNKNSFIGALK, from the coding sequence atggtgcagactcatttTGCTAGTGGAGCAtattatattgagttatatgtacaatttacgtcgccaactgatgtacttccgtccggtgttcgagatgtatacacgacccctggtcGACACttggttagcgggttacaaaatacggaacagcccatgttcggtagcggtgtcgaatgcacatccctcgcaagacactctgttggtggatgggacatgtacttcggtggctcgacgtttgatgctggaaatacgtactggggaactgcatcaagttctagtggatggcaatctacatccaattggggacgttatcaaatgcccagaagaagggatgacgtactacctacAACGTCAACCAGTGAGGGGacgtcgtacgctgcagatgattgtgggttaaaagatgactccgatgtggatccacctcgagagcccgggccggatggtgAAGAAGTGGGATTATTTtttgaaccggagcctattccaacagaaggtgaagatgctgaaaggagttcagatgatgaaaaaaatccacgattcagagcatactcacctccagcccacatgcataatgtcgatctgtcagcagatgatgcgttagagtttccagatctaccacaccggttgcgcgatcgtacaagttcgggggtatATTTcagtgaacttgaagttggtaatcagtttaccaacaagaatagttttattggtgctttgaaatag